From Rutidosis leptorrhynchoides isolate AG116_Rl617_1_P2 chromosome 3, CSIRO_AGI_Rlap_v1, whole genome shotgun sequence, a single genomic window includes:
- the LOC139899159 gene encoding uncharacterized protein, whose protein sequence is MRSNLFTILHKAIVVVIKDSASSRCSTVNTGLQLIDFIDELRRYGFQIGYPCYSMLLMCLSKLNMGLLVFSVYKRMVSDGFELGGNDYRSLVNGLCKSGFVRAAEMFAVCVLRLGFDLDVHICSSLVLGYCRVGDVVNARKVFDVMRERDGCGVNEVTYTVLIHGLCQTGRVREAFQLKEDMVVSGCYPSTRTYTVLVKAMCDSGSIDKALGLFDEMGKKGCDPNEHTFTILIDGLCRVGKIEEANGMFRKMIKDGLTPNIVTFNVLINGYCKEGKVVSAFELLSMMEKRNSKPNIRTYNELMEGLCKIGKPYKAMTLLRKVIDDGLWPVTLTYNILIDGFCKEGQFDMAFRILNSMDQINLKCDGFAYTTLIDCLSKEGKLKHANGLLGLMMKKGIDLDEVTFTALIDGYCKNGKIGNAVMILETMVWLKNITLTGPQFFNTLIDALSKESKLGQENAMVGKMLKHGINPSVVTYTILIDGFCKTGDINQALEVFELMKCHNCPPNVYTYTVLIDGFCQNGKMEDAVKLFWTMCDMGVSPNVITYTVLIKAYVKVCDLEHAFEILSDMVKKECQPNFETLYLLFEGLTNSKSVTNGYLKVFKEMGFTQAVDFLQKAKKHGVEGSVVYSFLIMGLYKVGRIHEGGELFQEMVKNGYFLDVSTCSQILELLCRERKYDDCIVMMKLMYDHGIMPSFSSFCSLVYGLRKEGKYKEVQELTSDLLCKSGVENIDVMSTYMDFLVDCDEHDECLELLRIVEGLDYQERPII, encoded by the coding sequence atgcgtagtaatttgtTTACCATTCTACATAAAGCGATTGTTGTAGTAATTAAAGATAGTGCTAGTAGTAGGTGCTCAACTGTAAATACAGGGTTGCAATTGATTGATTTCATTGATGAATTGAGGAGATACGGGTTTCAGATTGGGTATCCGTGTTATAGTATGCTATTGATGTGTTTAAGTAAGTTAAATATGGGTCTATTGGTTTTTTCGGTTTATAAACGAATGGTGAGTGATGGATTTGAGTTGGGGGGAAATGATTACAGGAGTTTGGTAAATGGGTTGTGTAAGAGTGGGTTTGTACGTGCGGCTGAGATGTTTGCTGTTTGTGTTTTGAGACTCGGGTTTGATTTAGATGTTCATATTTGTAGTTCTTTGGTGTTGGGCTATTGTAGGGTTGGGGATGTAGTGAACGCACGTAAGGTGTTTGATGTAATGCGTGAGAGAGATGGGTGTGGTGTAAATGAGGTGACTTATACAGTTTTGATTCACGGTTTATGTCAAACGGGTCGGGTGCGTGAAGCGTTCCAGTTGAAGGAGGATATGGTAGTGAGTGGATGTTATCCGAGTACACGGACTTATACTGTTCTTGTTAAAGCAATGTGTGATTCGGGGTCGATTGATAAGGCTTTGGGTTTGTTTGATGAGATGGGTAAGAAGGGTTGTGACCCAAATGAACATACTTTTACAATATTGATTGATGGGCTATGTAGAGTAGGGAAAATCGAAGAAGCGAATGGAATGTTTAGAAAAATGATAAAAGATGGATTGACTCCAAATATTGTTACTTTTAATGTGTTGATTAATGGTTATTGTAAAGAAGGAAAGGTTGTTTCTGCTTTTGAGCTCCTTTCGATGATGGAAAAAAGAAATAGTAAGCCGAATATTCGTACATATAATGAACTTATGGAAGGTTTATGCAAAATCGGTAAGCCTTATAAAGCTATGACATTATTAAGAAAGGTGATTGATGATGGTTTGTGGCCCGTTACACTAACTTATAACATACTGATTGATGGGTTTTGTAAAGAAGGTCAGTTCGATATGGCGTTTAGGATACTAAATTCAATGGATCAAATTAACCTTAAATGTGATGGATTTGCATATACAACACTAATTGATTGCCTTTCTAAAGAGGGAAAATTAAAACATGCAAATGGGCTTTTGGGGTTAATGATGAAAAAGGGTATTGATCTGGATGAAGTTACATTTACTGCCCTCATTGATGGTTATTGCAAGAATGGTAAAATAGGAAATGCGGTTATGATTCTTGAAACAATGGTCTGGTTAAAAAATATTACTTTGACCGGTCCTCAATTTTTTAACACATTAATTGATGCTTTGAGTAAAGAATCAAAACTAGGTCAAGAAAATGCAATGGTAGGGAAGATGTTGAAGCATGGTATAAATCCTTCTGTTGTGACTTACACAATTTTAATTGATGGGTTTTGCAAAACGGGTGATATTAATCAAGCTTTAGAAGTTTTTGAATTGATGAAATGTCATAATTGCCCTCCAAATGTTTACACGTACACAGTTTTGATTGACGGGTTTTGTCAGAATGGTAAAATGGAGGATGCGGTTAAGCTTTTTTGGACCATGTGTGATATGGGTGTATCTCCAAATGTAATTACTTACACTGTATTAATTAAAGCTTATGTAAAGGTTTGTGATTTGGAACATGCGTTTGAGATCTTGAGTGATATGGTAAAAAAAGAGTGCCAGCCGAATTTTGAAACCCTTTATCTATTGTTTGAAGGATTAACCAATTCTAAAAGTGTTACAAATGGTTATTTAAAGGTGTTTAAAGAAATGGGTTTTACTCAAGCTGTTGACTTTCTTCAAAAAGCGAAGAAACATGGTGTTGAAGGTTCAGTTGTATATAGTTTCTTGATTATGGGATTGTATAAAGTGGGACGGATACATGAAGGTGGTGAATTGTTTCAAGAAATGGTGAAAAATGGTTACTTTCTTGATGTATCCACATGCTCTCAGATATTGGAACTTTTGTGTAGGGAGCGGAAATATGATGATTGTATAGTGATGATGAAATTGATGTATGATCATGGGATTATGCCATCTTTTTCGTCTTTTTGTTCATTAGTTTACGGTCTTCGAAAGGAAGGAAAATATAAGGAAGTGCAAGAGTTGACATCTGATCTTTTATGCAAATCTGGTGTTGAAAACATAGATGTAATGTCAACATATATGGATTTTTTGGTAGATTGTGATGAACATGATGAATGCCTTGAGCTTTTAAGAATTGTTGAAGGATTGGATTATCAAGAGAGACCGATAATCTAG